A single Streptomyces sp. 2114.4 DNA region contains:
- a CDS encoding virulence factor, producing the protein MAAAAQDGLSQPQDKLHALADRRHWQDTPLGRAYDGDKGAADKAMQSLEALVQGWKAPLEGLDTPGGFTDADFHWPPGPPGDGKKDFYHQTGLWQWYTGRFWEQEEEFYKDSTPLADEATKNAVTALGDPLYSKGPDPGLPPDEWNRANAVHDAYTFLSGDAFEAMGADNARIFLESGGFPKSAPQPDSAEFRIAVENLKNRYAACAWRDPIDPEKVLGDEVNSAAEEWQQEIASQATQRNQILDANTGAGKALAYGAKILGNMLGNSWVADHVARWQSYWSPGGAGSGKPAKPGAAQFDQAKKSLANAQSVTKSQLVLLKQQAVAAKRAVTATDTAEQAAYAMADANGAPRGRGLLAARQKAQVTHGVAAALEAMVVAGQTAESATHASASDSATIAQRALAQAAQSKAAFRKQAAQYAEQQAKASAASAKEHRDNAKKDKETAEAKLRDALKAEADAKAAAADAHAKRLTAEAEEKTAEAQKERADAKKAEAAQHRHNAENYQSTAEEAKQKADSAAGTAAEKRKAAETARDNAKAKRDDAWDAEQRAEAARARADAKGAYADAHEADDDATEARAAADTADRAATTAESAAKSARNEADAATQAAADADAAATRAEAAARRARAASDAAHADKLKADAAVRTATSAAADAIAASQHAADEAKAAVKDADEAEAHAKEAKSHADEARKETVTARLAAAKAAGFAYATAQAAVDARQAAAQVAKPANDAIQLGSPFVTTDSAAPLIVLSGQGSKSIAEQQLAVSEAHAKNAKKEAALAQRLADKAAEDTKAASQSAANAANYASEARGYANEALGYSAEAAEAASKAAQSLTRTVDYDRQATEDAAAADAAAGRAEGYAKDARASADTAALDAEAARNAADAAEQAAHEAREAANRADADATAAEEAAKDAKTYAESAQKAADEAERNQANKQVSKGAGTGIDRTFSVVDKVTPIGEPDVTPCVLGMGNSGCDVTFTLHFDATVSFYLCLNPNVPATAAGCQASDAVFLDTQSYKGLTKKISKHFSNLDIVKEVDKAFLAGIWKALTQDFVDCYHQLTPGNDGGSLSGCAWAAVAFVPGEKVLQAVKYAVKVEDAIRTGVGAEKLLADLKKIFGEKPPAADLVNPESFAGMALRISERMTDRAKAANSVDLDLVRKLEVSGAKMTRSKVIMAVRFSRPGVPVAWLESGNAYTGLIHIIFRHAGEFIDRGVASEDLPKLLAKALSEGKVVGIQQGAGGGRPIYETVFNGRTHRVAISVGDNGFIIGANPA; encoded by the coding sequence ATGGCCGCGGCCGCTCAGGACGGACTCAGCCAGCCTCAGGACAAGCTGCACGCTCTGGCCGACCGCCGGCACTGGCAGGACACCCCACTCGGGCGGGCGTATGACGGTGACAAAGGCGCCGCGGACAAGGCGATGCAGTCCCTCGAAGCCTTGGTCCAGGGGTGGAAGGCGCCCCTCGAAGGCCTGGACACGCCAGGCGGTTTCACGGACGCCGACTTTCATTGGCCGCCGGGTCCTCCGGGCGACGGGAAGAAGGATTTCTACCACCAGACCGGTCTCTGGCAGTGGTACACAGGCCGTTTCTGGGAGCAAGAGGAGGAGTTCTACAAGGACTCCACCCCCTTGGCCGACGAGGCCACCAAGAATGCGGTGACTGCCCTGGGCGACCCGCTGTACTCCAAGGGTCCGGACCCGGGTCTGCCGCCCGACGAGTGGAACCGGGCCAACGCCGTACACGACGCATACACCTTCCTGTCAGGCGATGCGTTCGAGGCGATGGGTGCCGACAACGCCCGGATCTTCCTGGAATCGGGCGGCTTTCCGAAGTCGGCACCGCAGCCGGACAGCGCCGAATTCCGTATCGCGGTCGAGAACCTGAAGAACCGCTATGCCGCCTGCGCGTGGCGCGACCCGATCGACCCCGAGAAGGTACTCGGTGACGAGGTGAACAGCGCTGCCGAGGAGTGGCAGCAGGAGATCGCCTCACAGGCCACACAACGCAACCAGATCCTGGACGCGAACACCGGCGCGGGCAAGGCCCTCGCCTACGGAGCGAAGATCCTCGGCAACATGCTGGGCAACTCCTGGGTGGCCGACCATGTCGCCCGGTGGCAGTCCTACTGGTCACCCGGCGGAGCCGGCAGCGGCAAGCCCGCCAAGCCCGGTGCGGCGCAGTTCGACCAGGCCAAGAAGAGCCTGGCCAACGCCCAGTCGGTGACGAAGTCCCAGCTGGTTCTGCTCAAGCAGCAGGCAGTCGCGGCCAAGCGTGCGGTCACCGCCACCGATACCGCCGAGCAGGCCGCTTACGCCATGGCCGACGCCAACGGGGCGCCGCGCGGGCGTGGGTTGCTGGCCGCCCGGCAAAAGGCGCAGGTCACCCATGGCGTGGCGGCGGCGCTGGAGGCGATGGTCGTCGCCGGCCAGACGGCTGAGTCGGCCACGCACGCTTCGGCCTCCGACAGCGCGACGATCGCGCAGCGCGCGCTGGCTCAGGCCGCGCAGTCGAAGGCTGCATTCCGTAAGCAGGCGGCGCAGTACGCCGAACAGCAGGCCAAAGCTTCGGCCGCCTCCGCGAAGGAACACCGCGACAACGCGAAGAAGGACAAGGAGACTGCCGAAGCCAAGCTGCGGGATGCCCTCAAGGCAGAGGCCGACGCCAAGGCCGCGGCGGCCGATGCGCACGCCAAGCGGCTGACCGCGGAGGCTGAGGAAAAGACGGCCGAGGCGCAGAAGGAGAGAGCTGACGCCAAAAAGGCCGAAGCCGCCCAGCACCGGCACAACGCCGAGAACTATCAATCCACGGCGGAAGAAGCGAAGCAGAAGGCGGACTCCGCGGCCGGCACCGCAGCCGAAAAGCGCAAAGCGGCGGAGACGGCCCGCGACAACGCCAAGGCCAAGCGAGACGACGCCTGGGACGCCGAGCAAAGAGCAGAAGCCGCACGTGCCAGGGCGGACGCGAAGGGCGCGTACGCCGACGCGCACGAGGCCGATGACGACGCCACCGAGGCCCGCGCGGCAGCCGATACCGCGGATCGCGCAGCCACCACTGCCGAATCGGCGGCGAAGTCGGCGCGTAACGAAGCCGACGCGGCTACGCAGGCCGCAGCGGACGCGGATGCCGCCGCCACGCGTGCCGAAGCCGCCGCACGCCGGGCCCGAGCCGCCTCCGACGCGGCCCATGCCGACAAGCTCAAGGCCGACGCCGCGGTAAGGACGGCCACCAGCGCCGCCGCTGATGCCATCGCCGCATCCCAGCATGCCGCTGACGAGGCCAAGGCCGCGGTCAAGGACGCCGACGAGGCCGAAGCGCATGCCAAGGAAGCCAAGTCGCATGCCGACGAAGCCAGGAAGGAGACCGTCACAGCCCGGCTGGCTGCGGCGAAGGCCGCCGGATTCGCCTATGCCACCGCTCAGGCAGCCGTCGACGCCCGCCAGGCGGCGGCGCAGGTCGCCAAACCGGCCAACGATGCGATCCAGTTGGGCTCGCCCTTCGTCACCACCGACTCCGCTGCCCCGCTGATCGTGCTCTCCGGCCAGGGGTCGAAGAGCATCGCCGAGCAGCAGCTCGCCGTTTCCGAGGCCCATGCCAAGAATGCCAAGAAGGAAGCGGCACTTGCCCAGCGCCTTGCCGACAAGGCTGCCGAGGATACGAAGGCCGCCTCACAGAGCGCTGCGAATGCCGCCAACTATGCGTCAGAAGCCCGTGGTTACGCCAATGAGGCACTTGGCTACTCCGCCGAGGCCGCCGAAGCGGCGTCCAAAGCCGCGCAATCACTGACCCGCACCGTCGACTACGACCGGCAGGCCACGGAGGACGCTGCCGCTGCCGACGCGGCCGCAGGCAGGGCCGAGGGCTATGCCAAGGATGCCCGGGCCTCCGCCGATACGGCGGCCCTCGACGCCGAAGCGGCCCGCAACGCCGCCGATGCAGCGGAACAGGCCGCCCACGAAGCCCGCGAAGCGGCCAACCGCGCGGACGCGGACGCCACCGCCGCCGAAGAAGCGGCCAAGGATGCCAAGACCTACGCGGAGAGCGCCCAGAAGGCCGCAGACGAGGCTGAACGAAACCAAGCCAATAAGCAGGTTTCCAAGGGGGCCGGTACCGGGATCGATCGCACCTTCTCTGTCGTGGACAAGGTCACGCCGATAGGCGAGCCGGACGTGACTCCATGCGTACTGGGCATGGGCAACTCGGGCTGCGATGTGACGTTTACTCTGCATTTCGACGCCACAGTCAGCTTCTACCTGTGCCTGAACCCGAACGTGCCCGCCACCGCGGCAGGATGTCAGGCATCAGACGCCGTTTTCCTCGACACGCAGTCCTACAAGGGACTCACCAAGAAAATCTCCAAGCATTTTTCGAACCTTGACATCGTAAAGGAAGTCGACAAGGCATTCCTCGCGGGTATCTGGAAGGCTCTCACCCAGGACTTCGTCGACTGCTACCACCAGCTCACCCCGGGGAACGACGGGGGCAGCCTTTCTGGATGCGCCTGGGCCGCTGTCGCGTTCGTACCCGGCGAGAAGGTCCTGCAGGCAGTAAAGTACGCGGTCAAGGTAGAGGATGCGATCAGGACCGGAGTCGGCGCCGAAAAGCTTCTCGCGGACTTGAAGAAAATATTCGGAGAAAAGCCGCCGGCAGCGGACCTGGTTAATCCGGAAAGCTTCGCGGGGATGGCCCTTCGGATCTCTGAGCGTATGACTGACCGCGCCAAGGCGGCCAACAGTGTCGACTTGGATCTGGTCAGGAAGCTTGAGGTCAGTGGCGCCAAAATGACCCGGTCGAAGGTAATCATGGCGGTACGCTTCTCCAGGCCGGGCGTTCCGGTGGCCTGGCTGGAGTCCGGAAATGCGTACACCGGGCTCATCCACATCATCTTCCGGCACGCAGGTGAGTTCATTGACAGGGGGGTGGCCTCGGAAGATCTTCCGAAACTTCTCGCGAAAGCGTTGAGTGAAGGAAAGGTCGTTGGCATACAACAAGGCGCGGGTGGCGGCCGACCGATCTATGAGACCGTGTTCAATGGCAGGACCCATCGCGTCGCCATCTCGGTGGGCGACAACGGCTTCATCATAGGAGCGAATCCGGCATGA
- a CDS encoding ribonuclease H has product MIAPMAERVIAACDGASKGNPGPAGWAWVIADGAGAVVRWEAGPLGTATNNVAELTALERLLAATEPGLPLEVRMDSQYAMKAVTTWLPGWKRKGWKTAAGKPVANQELVMRIDALLADRSVEFRYVPAHQVDGDPLNDFADRAASQAAVVQQAAGSELGSPQPPPASPPARPAGPRRGASAAAAKTTSSPKRRTGNTTRTLNAKFPGRCRCGRSYAAGEPISKNPDGWGHPACRSGAGSGD; this is encoded by the coding sequence ATGATCGCGCCCATGGCAGAACGCGTGATCGCCGCCTGTGACGGCGCGTCGAAAGGAAACCCCGGGCCCGCGGGCTGGGCCTGGGTCATCGCCGACGGTGCGGGGGCCGTCGTGCGGTGGGAGGCCGGGCCGCTGGGCACCGCAACGAACAACGTCGCCGAACTCACGGCCCTGGAACGCCTGCTGGCGGCCACCGAACCGGGTCTTCCCCTGGAGGTCCGGATGGACTCCCAGTACGCCATGAAGGCCGTCACCACCTGGCTGCCCGGCTGGAAGCGCAAGGGCTGGAAGACCGCCGCGGGCAAGCCCGTCGCCAACCAGGAACTCGTGATGCGCATCGACGCGCTGCTCGCCGACCGCTCCGTGGAGTTCCGGTACGTACCGGCGCACCAAGTGGACGGCGATCCGCTCAACGACTTCGCCGACCGGGCCGCCAGCCAGGCCGCGGTCGTCCAGCAGGCCGCCGGCAGCGAGCTCGGCTCCCCGCAGCCACCGCCGGCCTCCCCGCCCGCCCGGCCCGCCGGCCCGCGCCGGGGCGCCTCCGCCGCGGCGGCGAAGACCACGTCCTCGCCCAAGCGGCGAACGGGCAACACGACGCGGACCCTCAACGCCAAGTTCCCCGGCCGCTGCCGCTGCGGCCGCTCCTACGCGGCAGGCGAGCCCATCTCCAAGAACCCGGACGGCTGGGGACACCCCGCGTGCCGCTCGGGCGCCGGCAGCGGGGACTGA
- a CDS encoding RidA family protein produces the protein MDREAVRQVVSSGSPLEPQIGFSRAVRAGSFVAVAGTAPLGDDGSTVGPGDVYVQTARCLDIAERALQEAGASTADVVRTRIMLTDVSRWKDAARAHGERFSSVRPACTFVEVSRFIDPDWLVEVEVDAVIGGGPS, from the coding sequence ATGGATAGGGAAGCTGTGCGTCAGGTAGTCAGCTCAGGGTCGCCGCTGGAGCCGCAGATCGGCTTCTCGCGCGCGGTGCGGGCGGGAAGTTTCGTCGCCGTTGCCGGAACGGCCCCTCTCGGGGATGACGGTTCCACCGTCGGCCCCGGGGATGTCTACGTCCAGACAGCACGGTGCCTGGACATCGCCGAGAGGGCCTTGCAGGAGGCCGGGGCGTCGACCGCGGATGTGGTGCGGACCCGCATCATGCTGACCGACGTGTCGCGGTGGAAGGATGCCGCACGGGCCCACGGCGAGCGTTTTTCCTCCGTCCGGCCGGCCTGCACCTTCGTGGAGGTCTCCCGGTTCATCGATCCCGATTGGCTCGTCGAAGTGGAAGTCGACGCGGTGATCGGCGGGGGACCGAGCTGA
- a CDS encoding FUSC family protein encodes MRAAIRRAGTRTWDRFAASDPGLLRLKAGLRTVGAIVLTLVVLALLGTGVTLMVAGAMAAMVATFAIREKEVRGQAITLALGLPVALAAMSLAALLHTLVIAGDVFFVLLIFGAVYSRRFGDRGTALGLIGFQVYFVSLFVHATVPALPELYLTLAIALACSAVVRFAVVPETPQRTLGRLREAFRARFAQLLATQMELLDAGPEELDKVLDDLRRHTARLHEAALMIQGLLEEGTQSAAAAGLVQRRVADAEIAAERLGMLILNARSAERADTLTMHLPHAPVPATATRTPAEDAATVTLRRDLNSLLLLVARRASDDRGTALAHVRNRLLGYRDEDNLPRASSVVQDVFRGVGESARAVLGLRLALDGPQDESDDTPATTRSREEFDAEDLAIVAAEEAEEAEEDRTGLQRPTTRAACQVAVGSTLAIIGGEFLSSQRWYWAVLTCWVVFLNTASTGEILVKGYRRLVGTVLGVVAGVALAGLVGDHTWPAFALVLLCIFGMYFTAPLSYALMSFFVTAMLGLLYTLLNTYSLSVLVLRIEETALGAACGIIAAVLVLPVHTDRRTDEQLGTVLVRLRDVVSAAVEQLSGGPAVDLLGKARDLDTALDDLRASTQPLTHPITPLRVRRRTARYLVALLETAAYHARSLAATAELVPYSKTIAADPRLERAGRRIGQNIDLIVARVLEESTEGEVESGVSIAAMLDAAGSEALRSGTVTFRVLRHLQRLDEGVVGIARPLGVPVASPKGGSKAGSGPQASGAADAAAARG; translated from the coding sequence GTGAGGGCAGCGATACGGCGGGCTGGGACGAGAACCTGGGACCGCTTCGCGGCGTCCGACCCAGGGCTGCTGCGGCTGAAGGCGGGACTGCGGACGGTCGGGGCGATCGTGCTCACCCTCGTCGTCCTCGCCCTGCTCGGCACCGGAGTCACCCTGATGGTCGCGGGTGCCATGGCGGCCATGGTCGCCACCTTCGCGATCAGGGAGAAGGAGGTGCGCGGCCAGGCGATCACGCTGGCGCTGGGCCTGCCCGTCGCGCTGGCCGCCATGTCGCTGGCGGCGCTGCTGCACACCCTGGTCATCGCCGGTGATGTGTTCTTCGTCCTCCTGATCTTCGGCGCCGTCTACTCCCGGCGGTTCGGCGACCGCGGCACCGCGCTCGGCCTGATCGGTTTTCAGGTCTACTTCGTCTCGCTGTTCGTGCACGCCACCGTCCCCGCCCTCCCCGAGCTGTATCTGACCCTGGCCATTGCCCTCGCGTGCAGCGCGGTCGTACGGTTCGCCGTCGTCCCGGAGACACCGCAGCGCACCCTGGGCCGGCTGCGCGAGGCCTTCCGGGCGCGTTTCGCCCAGCTGCTGGCCACCCAGATGGAACTGCTGGACGCCGGCCCCGAGGAACTGGACAAGGTCCTCGACGACCTGCGGCGGCACACCGCCCGGCTGCACGAAGCGGCCTTGATGATCCAGGGCCTCCTGGAGGAGGGCACCCAGAGCGCCGCCGCGGCGGGACTGGTGCAACGCCGTGTCGCGGACGCCGAGATCGCCGCCGAACGGCTGGGCATGCTGATACTCAACGCCCGCAGCGCCGAACGGGCGGACACCCTCACCATGCATCTGCCGCACGCTCCCGTGCCGGCCACGGCGACCCGTACCCCGGCCGAGGACGCGGCGACCGTCACCCTGCGCCGGGACCTGAACTCTCTGCTCCTGCTGGTCGCCCGGCGCGCATCCGACGACCGCGGCACCGCGCTCGCCCATGTACGCAACAGGCTGCTCGGCTACCGCGACGAGGACAACCTGCCGCGCGCCTCGTCCGTCGTCCAGGACGTCTTCCGCGGGGTCGGTGAGAGCGCGCGGGCCGTGCTGGGTCTGCGGCTGGCGCTGGACGGGCCGCAGGACGAGTCGGACGACACCCCGGCCACCACGCGCTCACGTGAGGAGTTCGACGCCGAGGATCTGGCGATCGTCGCGGCCGAGGAGGCCGAAGAGGCGGAGGAGGACCGCACCGGACTCCAGCGGCCGACCACGCGTGCCGCGTGCCAGGTCGCGGTGGGCTCGACGCTGGCCATCATCGGCGGTGAGTTCCTGTCCAGCCAACGCTGGTACTGGGCGGTGCTGACCTGCTGGGTCGTCTTCCTCAACACCGCGTCCACGGGCGAGATCCTGGTCAAGGGCTACCGCCGGCTGGTGGGCACGGTCCTCGGCGTGGTCGCCGGTGTCGCGCTTGCCGGGCTGGTCGGCGACCACACCTGGCCCGCGTTCGCCCTCGTGCTGCTCTGCATCTTCGGGATGTACTTCACCGCACCGCTGTCGTACGCGCTGATGTCCTTCTTCGTCACCGCGATGCTCGGCCTGCTCTACACCCTGCTCAACACCTACAGCCTGAGCGTGCTGGTGCTGCGTATCGAGGAGACGGCGCTGGGCGCGGCGTGCGGGATCATCGCCGCCGTACTGGTGCTGCCGGTCCACACGGACCGCCGCACGGACGAGCAGCTGGGCACGGTGCTGGTCCGGCTGCGGGATGTCGTCTCCGCCGCGGTGGAACAGCTCAGCGGCGGGCCGGCCGTCGACCTGCTGGGCAAGGCCCGCGATCTGGACACGGCGCTGGACGACCTCCGTGCCTCCACCCAGCCGCTGACCCATCCGATCACCCCGCTGCGGGTGCGGCGGCGGACCGCCCGATACCTGGTCGCGCTGCTGGAGACCGCCGCCTACCACGCCCGTTCCCTGGCGGCGACGGCGGAACTCGTGCCGTACAGCAAGACCATCGCGGCCGACCCGCGCCTGGAGCGGGCCGGCCGCCGGATCGGGCAGAACATCGATCTCATCGTCGCGCGCGTACTGGAGGAGAGCACCGAGGGCGAGGTGGAGTCCGGCGTCAGCATCGCGGCGATGCTGGATGCCGCCGGTTCCGAGGCACTGCGTTCGGGCACGGTCACCTTCCGCGTGCTGCGCCACCTCCAGCGTCTCGACGAGGGCGTGGTGGGCATCGCCCGCCCGCTCGGCGTACCGGTGGCGAGCCCCAAGGGCGGCAGCAAGGCCGGCTCAGGGCCCCAGGCGAGTGGCGCAGCCGATGCCGCAGCGGCTCGTGGGTGA
- a CDS encoding DUF4232 domain-containing protein, whose translation MTIRGLRTAATVTAAVALAVGAGAGMASAAGAAGSGAAGACRPGTLKVATTSAGSSQIGMNHEGTYLKVTNTGTSACAIGGYPGLALEGAGHTALKTTAYHGDTYFAKDPGAHRITLKPGKSAFADLVWTHAGPSVRAKYLQVSPTGSNSHGVVAFDKAVDGGKLGVTAWSATPPSAS comes from the coding sequence ATGACCATCCGTGGTCTGCGTACCGCCGCCACTGTGACCGCCGCTGTCGCCCTTGCTGTGGGAGCGGGCGCCGGTATGGCTTCCGCGGCCGGTGCGGCAGGATCCGGCGCGGCCGGGGCGTGCCGGCCGGGGACGCTGAAGGTCGCGACCACCAGCGCGGGTTCGAGCCAGATCGGAATGAATCACGAGGGCACCTACCTCAAGGTGACCAACACCGGCACGAGCGCGTGCGCGATAGGCGGCTACCCGGGGCTGGCGCTGGAAGGGGCCGGTCACACGGCCCTGAAGACCACCGCGTACCACGGTGACACCTACTTCGCCAAGGACCCGGGCGCGCACAGGATCACCCTGAAGCCGGGCAAGAGTGCCTTCGCCGACCTGGTCTGGACGCATGCCGGCCCGTCCGTGCGGGCCAAGTACCTGCAGGTGTCGCCGACGGGCAGCAACTCGCACGGCGTGGTGGCGTTCGACAAGGCCGTCGACGGCGGGAAGCTGGGCGTGACGGCCTGGTCGGCGACGCCGCCCAGCGCTTCCTGA
- a CDS encoding NAD-dependent epimerase/dehydratase family protein has translation MSAAEHSLHAVLGAGPAGTALAGELVRRGHAVRLVSRSAPDNAAEGIERFAADVSTPEGALAAIEGAAVVYHCVNVDYHRQIEVMPQVQRAVLAAVETTGARLVVLDTLYPYGPTHGEVMTEDTPWRATSRKGQMRAELDERYLAAHRAGRARVALGRSADFVGPGVLNSTLGGAVFPGALTGGEVLGMGDIDLPHSYTDIRDVAAGLATLGEHQEGDGRIWHLPTAPAVTTREIHAMIEERVGRPLRRVVLPEPRPFGPFDAAFMDEYAEMFYQHTEPQIVDSATFTRTFGVHPTPLSATLDATVDWYRALLAGARS, from the coding sequence ATGTCTGCCGCAGAACACTCCCTCCATGCAGTGCTGGGCGCCGGGCCCGCCGGTACCGCGCTCGCCGGTGAACTCGTCCGCCGCGGTCACGCCGTACGCCTGGTCAGCCGCTCGGCACCGGACAACGCCGCCGAGGGCATCGAGCGGTTCGCGGCCGATGTGAGCACGCCCGAGGGGGCGCTGGCCGCCATCGAGGGCGCCGCCGTCGTGTACCACTGCGTGAATGTCGACTATCACCGCCAGATCGAGGTGATGCCGCAGGTCCAGCGCGCGGTGCTGGCCGCCGTCGAGACCACGGGCGCCCGCCTGGTCGTCCTGGACACGCTGTACCCCTACGGCCCGACGCACGGCGAGGTGATGACGGAGGACACTCCGTGGCGGGCGACCAGCCGCAAGGGGCAGATGCGGGCCGAGCTGGACGAGCGCTATCTCGCCGCCCACCGGGCGGGCCGCGCCCGGGTCGCCCTCGGGCGGTCGGCGGACTTCGTCGGCCCCGGTGTGCTCAACTCCACGCTCGGCGGAGCGGTCTTCCCCGGCGCGCTGACCGGAGGGGAAGTCCTCGGCATGGGCGATATCGACCTGCCGCACAGCTACACGGACATCCGCGATGTGGCGGCCGGCCTCGCCACCCTCGGCGAGCACCAGGAAGGCGACGGCAGGATCTGGCATCTGCCCACCGCGCCTGCCGTCACCACCCGCGAGATCCACGCGATGATCGAGGAGCGGGTGGGCCGCCCGCTGCGGCGCGTGGTCCTTCCCGAGCCGCGCCCCTTCGGGCCGTTCGATGCGGCCTTCATGGACGAGTACGCGGAGATGTTCTACCAGCACACGGAACCGCAGATTGTGGACTCCGCGACCTTCACGCGGACCTTCGGCGTCCACCCGACGCCGCTGAGTGCCACTCTCGACGCCACCGTCGACTGGTACCGCGCGCTGCTGGCCGGCGCCCGGAGCTGA
- a CDS encoding thioesterase II family protein, translated as MGVGFTEESASATVAVSAVPQRVVLDARPRAALRLYGVPPAGAGPDCYLRWVPLLPSWIEPCSVALPGRGARSAEPSLTDPAYLSARLAAVLDDWADPRPFAVFGHSAGALLAYEAIRHLRRTHGRLPSLLAVSSLSAPHIDAYSAGLPPRLTAGLAGLRELVGPIPEQLLADARLMAAACTPLLADCLLLLHYRHRPEPPLDVPLALYGGEQDPVTPVQELRAWNDLVTTPVCPRLFPGGHTYPQTATKALVDHLTGALGTVVNHPVATA; from the coding sequence ATGGGCGTCGGTTTCACGGAGGAGTCGGCCTCGGCGACGGTCGCGGTATCGGCGGTGCCGCAGCGCGTGGTGCTCGACGCCCGGCCGCGGGCGGCGCTGCGTCTGTACGGTGTGCCGCCCGCCGGCGCCGGCCCGGACTGCTATCTGCGGTGGGTGCCGTTGCTGCCGTCCTGGATCGAGCCGTGTTCCGTGGCGCTGCCCGGCCGGGGAGCCCGCTCCGCCGAACCGTCGCTCACCGACCCCGCGTACCTCAGCGCCCGCCTGGCCGCGGTGCTGGACGACTGGGCCGACCCCCGCCCGTTCGCGGTCTTCGGACACAGCGCGGGCGCACTGCTGGCCTACGAGGCGATCCGGCATCTGCGGCGCACCCACGGCCGCCTGCCCTCGCTGCTGGCGGTGTCCTCACTATCGGCGCCGCATATCGACGCCTACAGCGCCGGGCTGCCGCCGCGTCTGACGGCCGGCCTGGCGGGCCTCCGTGAGCTCGTCGGCCCGATCCCCGAGCAACTGCTCGCCGACGCCCGGCTGATGGCCGCGGCCTGCACCCCGCTGCTGGCCGACTGCCTGCTGCTCCTGCACTACCGGCACCGCCCCGAGCCGCCGCTCGACGTACCGCTGGCCCTCTATGGCGGCGAGCAGGACCCGGTCACCCCCGTGCAGGAACTCCGTGCCTGGAACGACCTGGTCACCACACCCGTATGCCCCCGGCTCTTCCCCGGCGGGCACACCTACCCGCAGACGGCGACGAAGGCGTTGGTGGACCACCTCACCGGTGCGCTCGGCACCGTCGTCAACCACCCCGTGGCGACGGCATGA